From the Onychostoma macrolepis isolate SWU-2019 chromosome 13, ASM1243209v1, whole genome shotgun sequence genome, the window TAGTCagtatcacacgaagagtgccagTTTTCACCTCTACAAATCAGTATGGTTACAAAGGTGATActgattttatgcaacagttaaataaacaagaagttaatattaagagacttgcgttttagacaccatattgcctgtttttgctctatttcgccaacaaaaataatttcaaacagcCACAGCGCtattttgcgtctctgagcaacatagCAGtgtgttcctgaatgaatcaactgtttaaatgattcggttcaatcacAATGAATCACTTattgacttgctgccacctactggcggttttaatttcacatttaaagtagcttttcatttttaaagtttctaaatatcagttttcaatgttttatgtttaaaataacaaaaaatttttcatgcatttgtaactgcaggttaaatgcatttatgtccctctgagctgaATTAAATAGTATGTAAATAGACCTACATCTGAATGCCTCTTCAGATGCAGTTTCTGAGTTTCCTCTGCAttccaaagatgaattttgttgatatgATCATTGGTTTGGTAACagccaaatgtcttattattctaattgactgattaaatgtaagaatttgactcaaaagatgatgcacacttttagaaaaaaaaaaggctttataaaggtaaaaattcccataaaatgtaaaaatcaatttaaacttattggaaaagattaatttctatcactgctgtgaactgaccagcacacagaatatgaaggatatcaaaaacaagttttacacacacacacacacacacacacacaccagatttttgtatttttattttaatttattttctatttttgttttatttatttatttattgatatatttgtatttgcattttgaatgtaatttggCAATTAAATGGGTTTAGTTTTCATGGTAATTAATgtataaaaatttacatttttctaaaaaggaaacaaattagttgtttattttaagagacctatcttattttctcttgtgttAGGTTTCTACCTAATAAGACATATGACAAGTGTCAGTTCTAGGAATAAAAGGACAAAATCTGTGAATGTTgtgatttttacataaatacatcTTATAATGCATTACCATAGCCTGTTCGTGGACAAAATGTTAGttctaaaattattttgataaaacCCATCTTCTTAGATTTATTTTACAGCTTGATTAGTAATTGAATCTTCCTGTTAATGAGTCCAGATGTTATGAGGCTCATATTCATGGgtatttatttgtgtatgtgtgtgtatagttGTGAGCAGGGGAGCTTGGGTGAAATGAAGAATGAGGCTGTGGCACTGGGTGGCACTGCCAACCCTCTGCTGGCAGGCCTAGAGCACTACATGGAGGCCAGTCCACCAGTAGTGGGCCTCATGAAGAGGTAACAGAGGAATGATTAAAATGGAGACAGAGAGATACCAGTCTGTTACGGCATAAGAGACAGACATTGGTAACTCGGCCAAAGtgtattcatattttcatatgtaatatattttggtGAGATCTCTCTTGCTCCATTTTGTGTTTTGGGTGCGATTTATTGTGTGCTGTGTAAATGGAGTTCCCTTCAgtaagaacaaaacatttttacatttcgaTATATGTTGAATTTTAGTGGCATTTAAGTTATGCAGTATACACACAAAGATGTaaaaaggaaaatgagaaaaacagtgTAAACAAATCATGatgtgtattttatgtatttggaTTATAAAAAATGATCAGTACCAAACTGCaactttgagagagaaaaaaattaagttgcAAACATAGCTTCATACAGCCAAAATATCTTAAGAAACATAAACATATCTACAGTACCTACCCtagtgaaaatattttttttttcactttttaattgctttttaatggtaaacacaaaatgtaatttttaaaaaatacataaacattttatttacatacttGAATACATTATCTGTCATGTTAAATATTTAGGATCAAAATGTTTTCACAACCTTTTCacaactggaaaaaaaattacacgCTTGTGCTTGCTGGGTTAGTGGTCTGTTGAACACGTTTGGCTTTAAAGCTGGTTGAGTTGGTTTGCTGTGAACTAAACCTGCGTTGTTTTTGGTTGTGCTTTGATCGGGCAGCTGACATGACTTTTTAACACGCATGAGGTGAAAGTGTATGGTTTACCACACTAGATCGATGTACAGCGTGAGAAGCGTCCTCCTTAACAGGAAGCCATGTTTGAGTGTGGCGTGTGTATATTTGCGGTCGTAGTGTGTGTACGTTCAGTTTTTTTCCTGTTGAGAGAGTTATCAACACATTATTACATCTGGTTGCAATTGCATAGACTTGTGTGGACACAGACAGATGAGATCTACATTCATACGTGACATACTTGACATGTTTTAAGGGTGTACTTCATGTTAGTTTCTCTCAGCTAAATACAGCTAAATCCTGTCAGAGTCAGCTGTTTTTAtactatttatgtttttattaatatttatgtattcttTTCAGATTGTGGTTTTTCGATAGAAGGGCAATAGAAGTGCTCAGGGAAGGGCAGAGGATTGTGGGTATTGAAATTCTGCCTGACAGTGCAGTAGGGAGTGGCTGcagttctgtaattcattcagaCATACAGTATGCCAAAAGGCCTCAAGTAAGTTTTAGCACATACAAGCATAATTGCTGTAACTTAAACTGCAGTACAGCTGTCTGACTTTCCAGTTATGCCAGAGAAGGGTTATAAACGTTTTTCTTGCCTCCTCTGAATGGGAGTGGCAGCTTCCAGTCATAATCATttactgaaaaaagaaaaaggctgCATGGTTGAGCCTGTTGTCATCTATATCAGCAAGTTGGCAGATCACATGAGTGCTGTGGTCCAATCAGAGAGAAACCCATGAGGATCTGCTTTCTCATTTGTTTCCATTTGAGGTGTAGGTGATTGAtagattttttgtttaaaatgacagGCAAAAATTTGTTAGCTAAGCTGTCTCTGTTCTGTTAATACCCCTGGAGGCACAGAAAGAAGCACACTAAGGTGAGACAGGCAGTGTGGGGGAAGCATGGTTGTCATATTAGATCAGCTGTAGCTACTTTATTGGGTTGTTAGTCACTGACTGTGTTTCAGCTCTTGAAACGTGATATGCAGAGTCACAGTGATTCACCAGGTTCTATATCGTCTGCAGTAATAAGGTTGTTAGAACATTTAGCAGGTTTTTTTGGCTGGTGCTGTTCTGTCATACATGTATGTAGTCAGTAACACCGGGTCTGTAATGGATGCTAAAAGCATTGAAGCATTAACCTTGCTCTAAAACAGCATGTGATAAGTCCATAAGACTTCAGGCTGTGTCTTTTATGAAGGCTTTTACTTGGCAAACACTCATTTCacctttttaaatttacaaaaagatTTTAGCATCTTGATTTTAATCTCaatgaaaatttgatttaaaaatttgaaatactACTCATAAATTTGAAATGAGGAAATGAAGTGGTACCCAAtgggtaagtaaataaataaataaataaataaatcatggcACTGTGTATagtaaaaccttttttttttttttacacagaagaaaaatattatttagtttcttatttaattACATCCTTGAAACAAAGTAAAATCACTTGAGAAGCAGAAttgaatataatgaaaatacTCATTTTCATTGAATATATCTTGAATAAAGTTTATTAATTCGCTAAATTAATTCACTAAAATTTGTTagatatgtttaaaataaaaaatgtcactGAGGTAAGAAAAATCTTAATTCTAGATatattcttgaaaaaaaaaaaagaataatgattattattttttgcagtgtgtgtgtgtgtgtggtttttgaattttacacatttaaagtGCTTAGTTGTGCCTATGCATGAGCTCTCATCCTGTCTCTGGCATGAGGTGGAGTGGAGTGCTTTGGCTTGGTGTGGAATGAACAACTGATTGTTTCTCAGAGCAGTTTTATTCTAATGTATCTTTTTTGGTGAACGCTGATAGCTGTGATGGTGACGAAGTTTCTGCTGAGACCGCATCACTGGCCCAAGCCCACTTGTCTAGCGAATCTCAGCAACATGTTCCATCCCTCAGTCCTTTGGCTGCCCAGATGGATTATGAACTCCAGGAAGCTTTAAGGGAATGTGAAGATGAAATGGCTGCTCTTGGCATATCCTCCCATGCAGACACATGGACTGCAGGTGATCTGGACAGGTTTTATTCTGTAAGTGATGATAAAAATCAAACCGAGAAAGCTGAAGTCGAAAAGGATTTTGGTTCATCTTCACATAAACCTGCCGAATTTCATGAAGGTTGCCATGGAAATGAAGGAGCGCACACAAATGACTCCACAGCGGGTGAAGAGGGGGTGTTTAGCTTCAGAGATTATCTTCTAGGAAGAAAGCAAAGTAATACATGTGCAGCTGGAGCTGAGGATGTCAAAAACATTGAGGATATAACAGAAAACCACACTGAAGAAGCAAGCCAGCTGTCAAAGGCAGAACAGCAAAAAAAGTCAGAGATAGAGACAAAAATAGACACAGCTGAGAACATAGCTGGTCAACAAAAGACACATACCATATGGACAGGTACACAAACAACATCAGAGATTGATGCGGAAAAGGAAACACTTACCCAGGATCAATCAATACAAGACATCTGCTCTTTGAAAAACACCCTGGAGGGTGAGAGTTCACAAGATGAAGACGGAATAAATGTTATAGCAACCCAGAGAGAAACAGGAATAATTCAAGAGACAAATCCTTCGAATGAAGAAGTCAGAAGTTCTGAAAAAGCTGCACAGATGATTCAGAACTCggatgaaataaaaatagagaCACACAGTCAGTTAATTAGTGATTTACTGGCATGCCCATCCACACAAACGGCTAAACATTCTGGTCACACGTTGCATTTAGAAGCTAAAATAAGCATACAGCCAAACATACAGAAACAGGTGGAGTCAGGGACACATCAGCAGATAAGTGGACCGAtagaaacaaacacaaaagtaGGATCAAGCCTTGACCATCAAAGACAGGAATTAGGACTCCCAGAACAGCTGAGTCCTGAGGGTAAACAATTGATCTGCTCCCCACCTCCAGAACGCGAAGCTCATCTTTCCCTGGCTGAGGCTCCACCTGCATTGTTACTGGACTCTCCAGAGGGGCCTGAGCAAAATGATAACCAGAATCAGACAGATGGACCCTGCAAATCAATATCAGAAGGTGAAACCATACACCACAACCACTGTACAACAGGGGAAGTcaaacatgagaaaaatgtgtCTGCTGTTGTGATTGATTTCTGCCAAGCTACAACAGCCCCTGAACATGAGCCCATAGGGAGATGTGACTTAGAGACATATCCACTGGAGCAGGAGAATGGACCTCCTTTAGGCGGTGGAGCTGGCGCACTCGCACCACTGTGGGGGAATTCGCACGCTTTGAGCCGAGCCGGTgcagaagaggaggaggaggaagagagtGCCCTTGAATGGGCTTCAGCAGAGTCCACTGCCTCCACATTGCTACAAATAACACCCATGATGCCAGAAATGATAGAAAGCGAGGGAGAGAAGAAGAGAGGTGAAGCGTTCCAAAGTGCCGCAATAATATTACAAGCAGCAGAGAGAGAATCGGCAGTGCTGGAAGCGAATGAGTCTCCGAGCTCAGAGGAAACATTAAGTGAATTTATAGCTGAAAAGGGACAAGAATGCACCTCAGTAATTTTTCCAGACATTAAGTGCTCACCTGTTCAGAAAGAGGAGGCGACTGAGGAGAGCTGTGGCAACTCGACGGAGAGTGAGGGGAAAGGAGGGGGTCTACAGATCGCACTCTCCCCAGCCGGAGACAAGGATACAGGCACGGTCGGCACAGAGGACAAAGCTCTGGTCACCTATTCCTCTCCAGGCGTCCTTGGAACATGTGACTGGAAGGTGGAGACTTCCCGATCAAAGGAGAGAAAAGGAGAGAGCGAAGAGGAGGGGAAAAAGGCAAGCGAAGGCGGAGCACAGAACGCAGCACATGCTGGCAGGGTGTCACAGACAGAGGCAGCGACCGAGACGTGTCCATCCCATCGCATCACAGCATCACCAATGGCAACACAAGACCAGAGTGACCTCATCCATCCGGTCACAGCAGGCACAGCCCCATTTCCTCTGACCATCAACAGAATAAACGACTGCGACTCCATCAGCCCACCCCCTCCTCTTTCCCACATAAACTCTACAAAGACAGAAGCGCAGAGAGAGGAAGAAGCTAATCTGAATCGGAGCCCAATTGCATCAGGAGCAGACCTGCCAGGCAGTGATAGATCACTTCCACCAGCAGCTTCTTTAGAAAACGAATGTCTCTCTGAGCAAGCCAACGATCAACAGGTACAGTGCTCTTCACAGACTAGAACCGCAAGCTGTGACACATCCGTCAAGACAGAGACAcagcaacaaaaacaagaaataacTCCTACAAGTGAAGATACATCTCGATCAACTAAGCTTCAAATAAACATGAGGGATATCGCCGCAAGTTGTACCAAAATGGAAGGGTCTCCAAAAGGTATGCAGAGCTCTTTTGAGAACCAAAATGATACAACCCTGAAATGCCAAATGACTGAATGTGCTTCTCTGCCCCCATTGATGGTATTTGAAAGTCTACATCATCCAGTAAAAGAGGCTAGCTTCAACTTTAAAGGTTTTCTCAGCATCAGTAAACCAGCACTTCCTCCTCAGACAGAACTGACCACTGGCCAGAGAAATACTGACCTGGATGGAGCAGAAAATGAACCTACTGCCTCTGAAGAAGAaggtaaagaaaaaaatggaaagcagagagaaaatgtggaaattacatttaatgagTCAAAGGACTGCAGAGAAATGACCAGTACATCTCAAATGCAGGGTGCGACTACTGTAAAACTTGgagaaaatgttaatgtaaatataagtagCTGTGAAGACGACGGAAAAGTGACAGATGAAAATCCTGATGTCAGTAAGAGAAATCCTGTTTCATCACTGTCAGCTGCAGGTGAGACCACCTGTATTACTGAAGATAAAGATGTGGTTAATGAAACTCTGGAAGCAATTGAAGTAAGTAAAGAGAAGcaagaaaataaagaatatttgaATGCTACTCAGACCACTACAAATAATACCAATGAGTCAGCATCCACTGAGAAGAACAGCGTTTTATTACCGGATGTATCTCCACAAGGGGGTCGTAACAGCAGCCCTGCTGTGGATGGTGAGCAGGCTGATATGACTGTGTCTGAAGGAGTTGAACAAAGACATACAGAAATTCTTCTTGCCACCAAGAAAAAGCTGGATGAAGAGACTGATGAATCAAAGGGATGTGGGTTGCCTGAAGCAGGTGATATAGAACTAACATGTCCAGGTAATTCAGAGAATCTTGTGAATGACAGTCGAGAGCATGAGTCAAATCCAGAAAAATATACACGTGAAGTTGAGTCAAAGGTAAAAACCAGCTCCATGTCTCCAGCAGCAGCCCCATACATAGACAGCATGTGCCACTGCACTCAACCAGACAAGAAATCCAACACTGAGCAGCTTACTACAATCTCAGAGATGCAATTTCTGTCAAAAGCAGATAAGTGTGACGACATGCTGCCCTATCAGACTGAATCACAGTTCAGTAATGAAATGATGAAAAATGATGCAGCGGATGCTGGGGACAAAACTGTCCCTTCTCTTCCTGCAGCGGAGACTACAGTACCAGCACAAAGGGATCTTTCCTCAGCTACCACACAAAGCACTAACAGTGATGCCAGGGATGTGTCCGTCATTGTACTAAAGGCTCCAGGCCCAATGCTGAGTCACTGTGAGTCCGTTAATGACTGTGATATTGCTGTAGCAGGACCCGGGGAGGATTGCAGTGTgaactgtgtgtgtgattcTGACACAGAGATTGCAATAAATATTACAGACAAATCTAATCAACAACTGGATGTGAATGAAGAGATGTTAAGATCTCAAAATGCAGATGATCTGCTTTACTCTGTTGGTGTCTCCACACAGGAAATTGCAGCATCATCTGGGAACCATTTGCTTACAACTGACAGACCAGTACAGGCAGGTGATTCACCGCTAATGTTAAAGAACCCAGATATTGTTGTAAATGCAAAGATGAAACAGAATGACCGATATAAGGGTGTTGGAGAATTGGAGGTTGTTAGAAAAGAGAAGAGTGAAGGACATTTAAATTCTGTACATGATAATGATTTATGCAATGCCCCTACAAATGCTACTACAGAAAATGAGGTAATTAATAAAGACACGTCTGAAGAATTCAAGCATTTGAAGGGGGGAGAGGACAACAAGGAAACTAAAGAAAAATCCaatgcaaaaaatgaaactaGTGCCTCTCAGGAAGAAGGGAATGAACAAAAAAATGGAAAGCAGAGGAACAAAGGAACGAGGAAGGAACAAGTAGTAATGCATATTAAGGAGCAGAAGCATAATAGAGAAGAGACAAATTCCTGTGAAACATCCTGTGCTGATGAAATGCTTAATTCTCAACCTGCTTTGACAATGCAACCCAGTCCTAATGATGAAATCAAATGTGATTCACTCCTGATGCACTTGGAAGACAATCTCGTCGTTACACTTCTGACTGAGGAGCCTGTTCAACATGTATCTGacaatgtaaaaattaataaaagtgtATCAAAAGGATCGAGTCAGGTGAAGGGAGGAAAGCTAAACAGGGAGTTTGTGCAAGAAAATGAGgtacaaaatttaaaattcattGCAGAAAAGGACAgcaaaaaaagtacaaataccTCCCAAGAACAGAAAGAGACTGCTGCAAAAGAAAAAGCTGATCAAACACAAGGAGAAAATCAGACATTAATAAACCTCTTCGATCTatcaggagaaaaaaaactattagATGAAACCATTCCAAGAGGAAAATTGCAGTCTAGCCCTATGCCTGATCCTGGTTTATCCTCTGAAGGGATTATAGAAGAGGCTCTGGGTTGTAGAGGGGCACTAACTGACAAATCTCCTCCAGTCGTTGATCACACCCTGTCTACATTGGTGAATACTTCTCCTGAGAGAGACCACACACAAGATCCAAGGTGTTTGAGCCAGCCAGATTTGGCATTTTCACAATCCCAAGAGCTCCAGCTGCAACAGAAGTTTATGAGTGCCCCAGAAGAAATGTTAAGTGTGAGTAAAGGCAACGTTTTAGAAAATGCTGAGACCAATAGTCATGCAAATGCTGAGGCAAGTGAAAAGCAAGAGAAGGTGGTGATGCACTGTAGTGCAGAGGCTCCAAGATCCCTAAACAGCACATCAGAGAGTGCCATGACAGAGGGCTATGACAAAGATTTTGCCGAGTTCAATATATGTCCAGAGAATGAAAAGAAGACAATACAAACAATAGATCTAAATGGTGGGAAATTTCCTGTTTGTGgtgaaaataattcaaatgaaatcCAAACTCAGTCAGCTCCAAACATGTCTGTAACAGCATCGTCAGCTTCTGAAACTTTAGAAGTCAAACTGGTTATAGAGGCTACAGAGGCAAAAGAGCCTGCCATCTCAGCATCACAGGAAAGTGTGAGTAAACATGCAGATTGTATCAAATCACAGGTCAGTGCGGATGAACATGGGAATGTGTGGAACGAAATCCCTGACACCAAGAAAGGCTCAGAATTTCCTGTAAATCACTCAAGTGGGTTCTCTGTGATTCCCACCCTCTCACACCATGAAGCAGGGCTAAAAACAGAAGAGAAATGTTTAGACTCTGTTACCACTGGAAACACTGAGATCCGTTCTGATTCAATGAGTGATGTTGCACAGATGTTTACAGCAGAACCTTCCCAAATTCAGCAAGAGAAAGAATTCATTTTTCAGTCCTCCGATTGCCAGCTCTCCACCACCACATCCTCTGCTTCTGTACTCCAAAAAAGTATTAAAGAGGAAAAAGAGATAAGTGTGGATCAGGCCCCTACAGATGCACTAGAACCTAACACTCCTATTTCCACTCCCCATTCTGAGACAGCCGCCTGGAGGATGGAGCAGCTTAATAAGCATTTGTCAGAGCAATTCCCAGACGGTGCACAAAACACAGAGGAGCAGAACACACAGTGTTCTGAACAGCAGTTACAACATGTAAGAACTTGTTTGGACACTGAAAACACAACCAGTTCTATGAAAGAAGACACCATTTCAAATTATGTACAACAGCGAGAAGGAATTCAAGAAAAGTCAAGTAAACAGATGGCGCATGAAGAAAAGAACAAGGCCATTGCAAAGGATCACATAGAAATTTCCAAAGGGGCTGAACCTAAGTCTTCACAGTCTATAATCGAAGAAAGCATCTCCAAAGAAAACCAAAGCAAGTTGGAGGAGCAGTCTTTATTTTCCCCTGATGAAGCAATAGTCGATAATGTAGACCAGCAAATTGAAGAAGTTTCTAATGGATCACAGACAGAAATGAAAGAGGCTGTACCAATGTTATACCCTGAGACCTCTGTCTGCTTATTGACTGACCCCCAGGATTCCCTCCAGTCACCTCCTGCAGTCAATCAGCAGTCTAGTCAGCAGCCCACTAAGTCTTTTATTCAAACCTTACATGAAAACGCCACTACTAAGACAGTTGAAAGTAGCAGTGAGCAAAGTCCTGACATTGCAGATAACTCTCCTGGAGACATAGAATCCcttctaataaaaaaaacaatagagaaAGATGACAGGGAAGCTATTGAAGATGAAGTCAGCAAGGTGTCAAAAGCTGCAGATGTGTTGCTGGGTTCAGGCACAAGAACAGAGCAGGTATCACAGGTTATCGGCAGTTTAGACAGCCCAGTCCTCAGTGCAGTCTTTGTACCTGAGAAGTCAGATGCAGTCAACTCCTCTGAAGGTTCTGATTGGCTCAGAGCTCTGAAGGAGGCAGCCTCCATGTCTCAGATCATTCCAGAGCACAGAGATGAGTCTACCTGTGGATCTACAGAAAACAGGTACATTTcatttgatgtttgtttttaaaatgagagCTTGTGAGGGAAATTGACTTTGTTGCACTCACAGATATGTCAAAAGAAATGTAGTGCTTTTCATTGGCACATTTacaaaaaagtatgttttattcTCATGTGACGTTTTGAGTGAAAATGGAGCCAAGTACAAGTACTACAGCCCATTATCTCCTGAGGGTGACCTCAACAGTGACATCAACTCATGCCCTTTAGGGCAAGAAAGAATCCTTTCATAcccacgcacaaacacacacttggCTTCACATATTTGAGCGCCACACTTGCATGCAAGGAGTTTTCATTGAGACAAACAAATGTGAGCAaaatttcttgttta encodes:
- the tacc2 gene encoding uncharacterized protein tacc2 isoform X18 codes for the protein MQSWRDYFCKPCSASVTSPQEDMEYRMGSCIGVARSQEGAPDNVVLFPPEETQSDMAAVHTDKVSTLKEKSATAENGSVHTDSVKAEAQVSADEEEKLRRQEEEDKEELEFPHDLLPSIDLDLSTELNLTWGTSLGCEQGSLGEMKNEAVALGGTANPLLAGLEHYMEASPPVVGLMKSCDGDEVSAETASLAQAHLSSESQQHVPSLSPLAAQMDYELQEALRECEDEMAALGISSHADTWTAGDLDRFYSVSDDKNQTEKAEVEKDFGSSSHKPAEFHEGCHGNEGAHTNDSTAGEEGVFSFRDYLLGRKQSNTCAAGAEDVKNIEDITENHTEEASQLSKAEQQKKSEIETKIDTAENIAGQQKTHTIWTGTQTTSEIDAEKETLTQDQSIQDICSLKNTLEGESSQDEDGINVIATQRETGIIQETNPSNEEVRSSEKAAQMIQNSDEIKIETHSQLISDLLACPSTQTAKHSGHTLHLEAKISIQPNIQKQVESGTHQQISGPIETNTKVGSSLDHQRQELGLPEQLSPEGKQLICSPPPEREAHLSLAEAPPALLLDSPEGPEQNDNQNQTDGPCKSISEGETIHHNHCTTGEVKHEKNVSAVVIDFCQATTAPEHEPIGRCDLETYPLEQENGPPLGGGAGALAPLWGNSHALSRAGAEEEEEEESALEWASAESTASTLLQITPMMPEMIESEGEKKRGEAFQSAAIILQAAERESAVLEANESPSSEETLSEFIAEKGQECTSVIFPDIKCSPVQKEEATEESCGNSTESEGKGGGLQIALSPAGDKDTGTVGTEDKALVTYSSPGVLGTCDWKVETSRSKERKGESEEEGKKASEGGAQNAAHAGRVSQTEAATETCPSHRITASPMATQDQSDLIHPVTAGTAPFPLTINRINDCDSISPPPPLSHINSTKTEAQREEEANLNRSPIASGADLPGSDRSLPPAASLENECLSEQANDQQVQCSSQTRTASCDTSVKTETQQQKQEITPTSEDTSRSTKLQINMRDIAASCTKMEGSPKGMQSSFENQNDTTLKCQMTECASLPPLMVFESLHHPVKEASFNFKGFLSISKPALPPQTELTTGQRNTDLDGAENEPTASEEEGKEKNGKQRENVEITFNESKDCREMTSTSQMQGATTVKLGENVNVNISSCEDDGKVTDENPDVSKRNPVSSLSAAGETTCITEDKDVVNETLEAIEVSKEKQENKEYLNATQTTTNNTNESASTEKNSVLLPDVSPQGGRNSSPAVDGEQADMTVSEGVEQRHTEILLATKKKLDEETDESKGCGLPEAGDIELTCPGNSENLVNDSREHESNPEKYTREVESKVKTSSMSPAAAPYIDSMCHCTQPDKKSNTEQLTTISEMQFLSKADKCDDMLPYQTESQFSNEMMKNDAADAGDKTVPSLPAAETTVPAQRDLSSATTQSTNSDARDVSVIVLKAPGPMLSHCESVNDCDIAVAGPGEDCSVNCVCDSDTEIAINITDKSNQQLDVNEEMLRSQNADDLLYSVGVSTQEIAASSGNHLLTTDRPVQAGDSPLMLKNPDIVVNAKMKQNDRYKGVGELEVVRKEKSEGHLNSVHDNDLCNAPTNATTENEVINKDTSEEFKHLKGGEDNKETKEKSNAKNETSASQEEGNEQKNGKQRNKGTRKEQVVMHIKEQKHNREETNSCETSCADEMLNSQPALTMQPSPNDEIKCDSLLMHLEDNLVVTLLTEEPVQHVSDNVKINKSVSKGSSQVKGGKLNREFVQENEVQNLKFIAEKDSKKSTNTSQEQKETAAKEKADQTQGENQTLINLFDLSGEKKLLDETIPRGKLQSSPMPDPGLSSEGIIEEALGCRGALTDKSPPVVDHTLSTLVNTSPERDHTQDPRCLSQPDLAFSQSQELQLQQKFMSAPEEMLSVSKGNVLENAETNSHANAEASEKQEKVVMHCSAEAPRSLNSTSESAMTEGYDKDFAEFNICPENEKKTIQTIDLNGGKFPVCGENNSNEIQTQSAPNMSVTASSASETLEVKLVIEATEAKEPAISASQESVSKHADCIKSQVSADEHGNVWNEIPDTKKGSEFPVNHSSGFSVIPTLSHHEAGLKTEEKCLDSVTTGNTEIRSDSMSDVAQMFTAEPSQIQQEKEFIFQSSDCQLSTTTSSASVLQKSIKEEKEISVDQAPTDALEPNTPISTPHSETAAWRMEQLNKHLSEQFPDGAQNTEEQNTQCSEQQLQHVRTCLDTENTTSSMKEDTISNYVQQREGIQEKSSKQMAHEEKNKAIAKDHIEISKGAEPKSSQSIIEESISKENQSKLEEQSLFSPDEAIVDNVDQQIEEVSNGSQTEMKEAVPMLYPETSVCLLTDPQDSLQSPPAVNQQSSQQPTKSFIQTLHENATTKTVESSSEQSPDIADNSPGDIESLLIKKTIEKDDREAIEDEVSKVSKAADVLLGSGTRTEQVSQVIGSLDSPVLSAVFVPEKSDAVNSSEGSDWLRALKEAASMSQIIPEHRDESTCGSTENRPFETFLSPQTDLEFQTPTEEYFPPAPEESFLPAPEESFPPAPEESFPPAPEASFPPAPEESFPPAPEESFPPAPEESFPPAPEENFPPAPEESFTPITKQPEEPPDCRSPLVEAAESSEPVPSPLSPLPQHDTAPALPAHLLQDTVEFPTPPPTPPDRAPPEPQTLPPTPSGLPEAPPAAPVPPQIQQLQHSEPSARSSDSDGAFETPESTTPVKSASPPVPPTEPPCTNSEALSQEHTASTADISASEAQDPNELQSPSRSQSIVFDEDKPIAASGTYNIDRLIVDDSFPESNFGSEPSSRAPLTRSLSLQSGELESPGDKSSGGTSDKPIHPRAESFSIGTESAPGTLRKVKKPRPGSLKKKPLSRQNSNPEHSSPKTVSSGSTPEEKKRGKPQPESPLQTQERPSSSPSPSPSPAGTLRRNRIKSRVESPPPLAEEVTVSSISSQLQPVLPDPVTEVPAVPDEESPIPPSASYKWDPDNFENIDPFHTGGSKVANSPVLGRKADFTSVSDTSVAVEEPRASSPAKEQPINTEEQPITKRQPVRLEFDYSEDSGEAPRSTPPPKNLGKKSGAKMPIRKPKLGIKKAPPPQTEQLDNAPVPALSNDIDDIPIPKGSYNFDPNKWDDPNFNPFSSSTGIPNSPHLSSGSYNFDSDSFDDSINPFKSSKKMGNLPPKAASFDKSSNDNENENDNIVELEDHNQNKPAKNKKKPLKSKSSNVSSLCCFFNTFRVKKSPKRTQITEPSAQCCPVCSPLSPSTSHTHNHLQEDSPDANPEPSQDHATDEEKLASSTNQKWTRHDVEVELNSDPQDFPQPTDFTAFVNENSLPAQSDVTDYEIEYMEKIGSSAPPLSVKKPTLYLKLDSVTDSPKKTSNMQDSEPNSPCTGSFEEMEAQISQGKSPVLPPRGAHDSMASEKSRKRDSQSQSRTQSNERDGASPIQGPMDPSDLPLLDRLSDSPAPLSYLEPDLAETNPTAFAQKLQEELVLAALRIEALQVAKNISQSPTLSSVSPQSRLKKPSPRRWNLNGSRMAKKTAGKSTQTDSKLCRRTSRIPQQRETASPADSGVSKSSLYSRTGYIEGESPHLPCDMDHSLGIAREEIVVKEKETMEWKRKYEESRREVEEMRRIVMEYEKTIAEMIDKSFVPLDPNTAVGHLFSLHFVSLLIISFFHGSFSWPLFWLSPPTSFFIL